A single genomic interval of Cydia splendana chromosome 10, ilCydSple1.2, whole genome shotgun sequence harbors:
- the LOC134794254 gene encoding uncharacterized protein LOC134794254, whose product MGASAFAVLLLVSVAAAVPAGNSRKQPAIDDATDLSAESSEIVPEMVAAPHEQWQNQQHEPQSAASTAVQTDHSIELVGGSQTFFPSFANLFEPRQQSGYRIGGFGNQETAYSQKPQSYRSLLNYPLFGNYRSLDGFGKQNSVASAPLVDASSSLLGSGNFGIIRGGTFFAQNDEDTDDFHDSFSSFYNNGHGRPSTGSGYIANPRPNFNQDQFANFRDFADINSPSNSAYSHFVVVYANKNATMDEISEETRRVVSEPKNIIETLERLDEHKPQKITKSKAKLAATKQKFNKKEQWKKANSKHISPKHDPEEPLLALS is encoded by the coding sequence ATGATGCAACGGATCTCAGTGCAGAGTCGTCCGAGATTGTCCCAGAGATGGTAGCGGCGCCGCATGAGCAGTGGCAAAATCAACAGCATGAGCCTCAATCTGCGGCTTCGACGGCCGTCCAGACCGACCACTCGATCGAGCTCGTCGGCGGCTCACAGACTTTCTTTCCCTCCTTCGCAAACCTCTTCGAACCTCGACAGCAAAGCGGCTACAGAATAGGCGGTTTTGGAAATCAAGAGACAGCGTACAGCCAGAAACCGCAATCGTACAGATCATTGCTAAACTACCCTTTGTTTGGAAACTACAGAAGTCTTGATGGTTTCGGAAAGCAGAATAGCGTTGCTTCGGCGCCTTTAGTAGATGCAAGCTCTAGCTTGCTTGGCTCAGGAAACTTTGGAATCATTAGAGGAGGAACTTTCTTCGCCCAAAACGATGAGGACACCGACGATTTCCACGACAGCTTCAGCTCATTCTACAACAATGGCCACGGCCGACCGTCTACCGGATCCGGCTACATAGCTAACCCTAGACCTAATTTCAATCAAGACCAGTTCGCTAACTTCAGAGACTTCGCCGACATCAACTCTCCATCCAACTCCGCTTACTCACATTTCGTCGTCGTTTACGCCAACAAAAATGCAACGATGGACGAAATTAGCGAAGAAACTAGACGGGTCGTTTCAGAGCCTAAAAACATTATAGAGACATTAGAACGTCTAGACGAACATAAGCCGCAAAAGATTACGAAATCTAAAGCGAAGCTAGCAGCAACAAAGCAAAAGTTTAACAAAAAGGAGCAGTGGAAGAAAGCGAACTCGAAACATATAAGCCCAAAGCACGATCCGGAAGAGCCGTTGCTAGCTTTAAGCTAA
- the LOC134794238 gene encoding arginine/serine-rich protein PNISR has product MYSGKDAVNPSYPTQWALNPTAYQNVDSNSVDWASLAQQWIAMKEAAAIVGVPTKTDIEEGEAPMEVENPDTNSDASGPGDWNANSNSWGNNWNQWGWGNMQSDAAMIPGMIDGYTVPPDGSTAMPGYTTAGVGAPTFQHGYWTASQPENNNRSTSRDRTKRSNRDSKSSRSHRSHRPREKAPPVAPPVIEPVMVPAVAPTPTIDAAKRRQLPAWIREGLEKMEREKQRAIEREQEKQAREEAEKQKKLLEEQELERMKAEAEASGQPLPPPKSKFDTDSEGESEEKEGVEVPPPPDLGAPPAPAPAPPLYSQPAPAPAPEPPQRSKEEIMQEVMLTVRRSLTEILLEVTDHEIHMVSQEELARYNAAQASRLNAIKASKSKALAAIASGLGLGAYESSSEDSGDEQRDELTDQQLQDIIKRKRVEFERTSREIEAEVRRAELGETSPPATPEPHTRASATPPPVDSDTPEKLPERRLSRDKKNNHKSVDKVDGVRKLNTILEEKPKKSSKRERTPSPLKNNKERSSSPSSDSEEDSSSSSESSSPSEPEIKVETKPKKRKRSSSKDSRHKSKKQKKEKSHKSEKDDRDRHSRTKHYDDYEEKSRSKRKDDYDKYKRSRDYDRHKDKYRDESDEERPRKRSKRSRSTSYRSRDRSEDRRREKRSYDRSSSKRDREHDKYDRYERYRDDRRRDRSRSRSRHRR; this is encoded by the exons ATGTATTCCGGCAAAGATGCCGTAAACCCGTCTTATCCCACGCAGTGGGCCTTGAATCCCACTGCGTATCAAAATGTAGATTCCAACTCGGTAGACTGGGCCTCATTAGCTCAACAATGGATAGCTATGAAAGAGGCAGCGGCCATAGTCGGCGTGCCAACGAAGACCGACATCGAAGAAGGCGAAGCACCCATGGAGGTGGAAAATCCCGACACGAACAGCGACGCGTCGGggccaggtgactggaacgcCAACTCCAACTCTTGGGGCAATAACTGGAATCAGTGGG GATGGGGCAACATGCAGTCAGATGCTGCTATGATTCCAGGCATGATAGATGGCTACACTGTACCACCAGATGGCTCTACTGCAATGCCTGG ATACACAACAGCGGGCGTGGGAGCGCCGACGTTCCAGCACGGATACTGGACGGCGTCGCAGCCCGAGAACAACAACCGGAGCACCTCGCGCGACCGCACCAAGCGGAGCAACAGGGACTCCAAATCATCAAGGAGCCACCGCTCGCATCGACCAAG GGAAAAGGCGCCACCTGTAGCACCGCCAGTGATAGAGCCAGTGATGGTTCCGGCGGTGGCGCCCACACCCACCATCGATGCGGCGAAACGAAGGCAGCTGCCCGCGTGGATTAGAGAAG GTCTAGAAAAGATGGAGCGAGAAAAGCAGCGTGCGATCGAGCGCGAGCAAGAGAAGCAAGCGCGTGAAGAAGCAGAGAAGCAAAAGAAGCTTCTAGAAGAACAGGAACTCGAGCGGATGAAGGCCGAGGCGGAGGCCAGCGGGCAGCCGCTGCCGCCGCCTAAGAGCAAATTC GACACAGATTCAGAAGGCGAATCGGAAGAGAAGGAGGGTGTGGAGGTGCCGCCGCCGCCCGACCTcggcgcgccgcccgcgcccgcgcccgcgccgccgctcTACTCGcagcccgcgcccgcgccggcgcCCGAGCCTCCGCAGCGCTCCAAGGAGGAGATCATGCAGGAAGTG ATGCTGACAGTTCGGCGTTCACTCACTGAGATCCTACTGGAGGTGACCGACCACGAGATTCATATGGTGAGCCAAGAAGAGTTGGCCCGGTATAACGCCGCACAAG CGTCGCGTCTCAACGCCATCAAAGCTAGCAAGTCCAAGGCGCTCGCTGCTATCGCTAGTGGTCTTG GGCTGGGCGCGTACGAGAGCAGCAGCGAGGACAGCGGCGACGAGCAGCGGGACGAGCTCACGGACCAGCAGTTGCAG GACATAATCAAGCGCAAGCGAGTGGAGTTCGAGCGGACGTCGCGCGAGATCGAGGCCGAGGTGCGACGGGCGGAGCTCGGCGAAACATCGCCGCCCGCCACGCCGGAGCCGCACACAC GTGCATCAGCGACGCCGCCACCCGTGGACAGCGACACGCCAGAAAAGCTCCCGGAACGTCGCCTCTCCAGAGACAAGAAGAACAACCACAAATCCGTAGACAAGGTCGATGGAGTCCGGAAACTGAACACTATCCTAGAGGAGAAACCAAAGAAGTCGAGCAAACGCGAGCGCACTCCGAGCCCGCTCAAAAACAACAAGGAGCGCTCTTCCTCGCCATCCAGCGATTCAGAAGAAGACTCTTCCAGCTCCAGCGAATCTTCTTCCCCTAGTGAGCCCGAAATCAAAGTAGAAACCAAACCCAAAAAGCGCAAACGATCCTCCTCCAAAGACTCCCGGCACAAATCAAAGAAACAAAAGAAGGAAAAGTCTCACAAGTCAGAGAAAGACGACAGAGACCGCCACTCCAGAACGAAACACTACGACGATTATGAGGAGAAATCTAGATCTAAACGAAAAGACGACTACGACAAGTACAAACGGAGTAGGGATTACGACAGACACAAGGATAAATATAGGGATGAGTCCGACGAGGAAAGGCCTCGGAAGAGGTCGAAGCGGTCGCGGTCGACGAGCTACCGGTCGCGGGACCGGTCGGAGGACCGGCGGCGGGAGAAGAGGTCGTACGACCGAAGCAGCTCCAAACGCGACCGCGAGCACGACAAGTACGATAGGTATGAGCGGTATAGGGACGACCGACGGCGCGATCGCAGCCGCAGCCGCTCCCGACACCGCCGTTGA
- the LOC134794229 gene encoding dehydrodolichyl diphosphate synthase complex subunit nus1 → MLSRLLGEFLLFLVHLIVNVLVAVQNVYHQFWAKRDDLPTCELTKRDISIVMEHVPRLRKKLHHLVVLAHTEYHSLSDLARVVIWSLVAGIPYVSLYDVTGNLKQDEEKLFHKIQQHKKGVPGYIKWANKPDLNGYTNGMNAHTVIVNIFDSYDGRPKIAQCVSHIAAESSIENYKELTVEELNYRLNLMYPSIPDPDLVIYTGPVCRTSGLLPWQIRLTEFIQLSLDHSVNVKSYIGALYKYNKCDQRFGK, encoded by the exons ATGCTGTCGAGATTGTTAGGagaatttcttttatttctcgTACATTTGATTGTAAACGTACTTGTTGCTGTTCAGAATGTTTATCACCAATTTTGGGCTAAGAGGGATGATTTACCAACGTGTGAGCTGACGAAGAGGGACATCAGTATTGTCATGGAACATGTGCCAAGATTGAGAAAGAAGTTGCATCATCTGGTTGTGCTGGCCCACACGGAGTACCACTCTCTCAGCGATCTAGCACGCGTTGTGATCTGGAGTCTCGTGGCCGGAATACCGTACGTCAGCTTGTATGACGTCACAG GTAATCTAAAGCAAGATGAGGAGAAACTGTTTCATAAGATTCAACAGCACAAGAAAGGTGTTCCCGGCTATATTAAATGGGCAAATAAACCAGATTTAAATGGTTATACCAATGGTATGAATGCACACACAGTGATTGTCAACATATTTGATTCTTATGACGGAAGACCCAAAATTGCGCAGTGTGTGAGTCATATTGCCGCAGAGAGTAGCATAGAAAACTATAAAGAACTCACAGTAGAAGAATTGAATTATAGACTTAACCTCATGTACCCTTCCATTCCAGACCCAGATTTAGTTATTTATACGGGACCAGTGTGCCGTACAAGTGGTCTTCTACCATGGCAAATTAGGCTTACAGAATTTATACAATTATCGTTAGACCATAGTGTAAATGTTAAGAGTTATATAGGTGCTCTGTATAAGTATAATAAATGTGATCAAAGGTTTGGTAAATGA